The Candidatus Rokuibacteriota bacterium DNA window AAGCCGCGCCGACCAGCAGCGCCGCGCGCGCCCCCGCCTCCACGCGTCCGGCGAGGATGAGGGCGAGCGCCGCGAGCACTGCGAACGCGATGCTCGCGATCGAGATCTGGTCCGGCTGGATGCCGAGGCGCACCAGCCAGTGCGGCCGCGACGCTCGCCCAGGCGGTGTGTCGGGGTCGGAGCGGTCGCCGCCCCTGGACATCGAACCGCTCGCACAACCGAAGATCGTCATCGCGTCCCATCTCGTGTCCTCCTTGTCGTCGTCGAACCACCGCCGGCTTGCTTCCTGTCACGCCGGGGGAACAAGGCAGGAGGCGTGCCCAAGACCGCCCGCGCCTGGATCTCGCGTTTTTCGGGACATTCGCGTGTGGGTAGCGGTGCGGCGAGACGTCGTCATGTGCGCACAGTGTCAGGGCCTGTACATCTCGCGTACTGTGCTGATTCGACGGCGAGGCGCCGGAGACCGAGGCGGGAGGGACTGCCGTATCGTGTCCGCGACCGTGCGCCACCGCCGCCCTCGGGCGACGCTCGGCACGCGTCTACGTCGACGCCGTCTTGAGCGACCGTATCGACGCCAACCGAGACGCCGCGGGCCGGCCGGGCCGGATGCGACGGTCGACTGGCCGGCGCCTCAGAGCGAGAGCGGGCTTGGCCCGGGCAAGCTCCTCCGTACGTTCGGCACCGGCTTCACAGGCAAGGACGCGACGCGAGCAGCGCGCCGGAAGAATCGAGGCGCGAAGCGCGGCCGGCGCAGCGGGCGGGCGATGTGTGAACCGCCCGCGGCTCGCGGGCGGTTCACTGTCTCTCTGGACTCGGTCCTGCTACTCGACCGAGAGCGGGTTCTCCCAGTTACCGAGGCCCGGGCGCACGCCCTTCATGAGCAGCCCTCCGTAGCCGCCGCAGGGATCGTTATAGACCTCCTGGATGACGGCAAACTCTCCCCAGATGGAGGGACCGATGGCCGCTCCGGAGGCGTCGTGCCAGATGCCGCCAGCGAGGTACGCGTCGGTCGGCGCGGCAACGATCTTCACGAAGTCAGTCCACTCGCAGCGAGCGCCATTGTCCTCGTACACGCCGCGCATGTGGTTCGTCAGCCACGCCCCGGAGCCGCGGTAGGCCGGGTATCCGTAGTGGCGGTCGAGGAGTCCGTCGCCGGTGCAGTCCTGATTCGAGAGCCAGGCATCGTTCCACTTCATCTGGAGCTCGACATCGGCGTACGCCTGGCACCAGGCGGCGTTCCGGTACGAATCGCAGTAGAGGCCGTTGAAGATGCGCGCCTGGTAGTTGTAGCCCCACTGATCGTAGCCGGGCTCGATGACTTCCCCGGCCGAGTTGACAATGCCTCCTTGCGGAATCGTGGCGCACGCGGTCTTCGCGAAGGCGAGCGCAGGGACGAGGAGGACGACCGCGAGGACAATCAAGGCGCTTCCTGTCAGTTTCCGCATGTCTTGCTCCCCCTTCATGTTTGGCCACCCGACCGGAAGCGGGAACTTCAGCGCATCGACAGGGAACTTGAGGCGGTCAATTGTCATCCCGAGCGAACGGCCAGGGAATGGGACGAATTGCTCACTTTGCTGGCGCGTTCGACACCGCCGGCCGCAGTGAACTGCCAGCCGCGCTACGAACGCGGCTTCAGCCACGGCAGGTCCGGCCCCGTACCGCCCCGTCCGTACTTCCGCTCCAGCGCGTCGAACGTCTGCCGCTCGGCGACGAGCCTCGTCGTGTACCGGCGCCCGGCGACCGTGACGGTCAGGTCGAGCTCCTCCCGCGTGTCGTAGCTGCCGATCACGGTCCTGCCGAGCACCACCCGGCGCTTCCAGTCACGCGGCACCAGGGCGACGGTCACCGGCGCCGCCAGCACCGGCCTCCCCCAACGAGTCGCGCTGGTGATCTCGACCTCTTGCGGGCGATCCGTCAGGTTGAAGAGGTACATCGTGAACAGGCCGCCGGCCTCCAGGTCTCCGGGACCCAGCAGCCCCAGCGCCTGCTGGAGGTCGTAGAGGATCGGCACCTCGCGCTTCTCGAGATCGACGATGAGGTGCGCGCCGACGGTCCCGGGCACGATCTCGGCTGCGGCCTCGAAGTACATCGAGAACCGCCGCGTGGTCGTCTGCCCGGTCCGGCCGTCCCAGCGCGTCTCGACCATCGTGGCGCGACTGCACGCGGTACCGGTCACGCACAGCAGAGCGAGCAGCAAGAGCATGAGGGATCGCATCGTCGGAGCCTCCACCCTGGATTCGTGTTCACTGCACATTCCCGCCGTCGGCGGGCGCCGCGCTCACCGCGGCGTACCGGCAGCCGCGCCGGCGGCCGTCGCGTCGCAGGATGCCGAGCCGCACCAGTGCCGCGAGGTCCCGTCGGGCCGTCTCGCCGGAGATGCCGTACCGCGCCATGACGTCACGGCGGTGAAGCGCCTCGCCCTCGCGCGCGTGCCGGGCGATGTCCCGCTGCCGTGACGAGAGCCGCTCGAGGCAACTCGACCGAGCGTCCGGAACCTCCGGCGCGACCGGCCGCTCGGCGTCGAGAGCACGCAGGCGGAGATCGACCGGCCAGATCCATCGGCCGGCCGCGAAGATCACCGCGCGACTCACGGCGTGCTCGAGCTCCCGGACATTGCCCGGCCACGCATAGCGGTCGATGACCTCGCGTGCCTCCGGGGTGATCCCGTGGGTGCGCACGCCATGACGGCGGCTGTGGACCGCGAGGAAGTGCTCGACCAGGAGCGGGATGTCCTCGCGTCGAGGAACAGCGTGCCGCCGTCCGCCGCACGGACGAGCCCGATCGCGCGCTCGGCGGCGCCGGTGAACGCGCCGCGCTCGTGACCGAAGAGCTCGCTGGCGAGCAGCTCCGTCGTGAGCGCCGCGCAGTTGAGGGCGACGAACGGGTGCTCGCGCCGGCGGCTCGCCTGCTGCAGCGCCGTGGCCACCAGCTCCTTCCCGGTCCCACGCTCGCCGACGATCAGCACCGTCGCCTCCGTGGGCGCCACACACTCGATCTGGCCGAGCAGCGCCTTGATGGCCACGCTCCGGCCGATGATCGCTGCCCGCTTCCGCTGCCGCTCGACCCGAGCCCGCATCCGCCGTCCCCCGGGACGACTGCTTCGCTCACCGCACGGCGCATTCCCGCCGGGCACCGGGCAACCCGGTACCGACCGGACATGACGCGCTTGTCTGCGCGACCTGCGCGGGTATCGGAGGTCGCGACGGCCACGCTGAGAGGCAGGAGGCGTGCCGCGCCCGGCTGTATCGAATCCGATGCAGTTCGCCCGGATTTCGGACGCTCTCGGGCAGCGCCGAGAATCGCCGTTGAGCGCGGCGTGTCTCGCGCTGTACATTCCGCGTACTCGACGGCGTCCGGGCCCGGGCCGGGCGCACTCGGGGCGGCATGCGGGACCGAAGCGAGAGGAGCCTCGGCTCTGATGACGGCGCGCGAGCGTGGCCTGGCGACGGCGATCTCCAGGCTCGTCCATGCGAACCCCTTCCTCCCGGAGCGGATCGAGGCCGAGCGCGAGGCGCTCGGTTCGGACTTCAAGCCCACCGGCCCGGTGTGGTCGGCGCGGACGGCGCACGAGGAGGACAGCCCAAACCTCCCCGCGCTCGACGCTCGCGCGCAGGCGCTCACCGACGCGCTCCGACAGCGGCTGTCGACCGGTGTGGCGCCGCGGGCCGACGAGCTATCCCTCTACGAGGACGTCGTCCTGTACCTGCTCTACAACCGCTACTTCCCGGACCTCCATCGGCTGATCGCCGCCCCGGCGAGCTCCACGGCGCGCTTGCCGGCCTACGCGCGGTTCCTGTACGACGTCGAGCACTACTTCGGCACGCCCGCGCTCGCGCTTCCGGCGCGCCAGGATCCCGCCAGCGCCTTCGCGCTCTTCTTCCAGATCCGCCGCGCGTTCCACTTCACGTTCAGCCACATCCTCGGCGGCTCGCTGCCGGCCGCGCGACTGCGCGCCGCCGTCTGGCAGTCGATCTTCACCCGCGACGTCCGCCGCTATCGCCGCGCGCTGTCCGAGCGCATGCACGACGTCACGACCCTGATCGCGGGCCCATCCGGGACCGGCAAGGAGCTCGTGGCGCAGGCGATCGGGCTCTCCCGCTACATCCCCTTCGATCCCGACAAGCAGGCGTTCGTCGAGGACTTCACCGGCGGCTTCTTCCCCCTGAACCTCTCGGCGCTGCCGGTCACGCTCGTCGAGTCCGAGCTCTTCGGGCACCGTCGAGGCGCGTTCACCGGCGCCGTGCAGGACCGCGCAGGCTGGCTCGAGGCGTGCCCGCCGCTCGCACCGTGTTCCTGGACGAGATCGCTGAGATCGAGCCGTCGATCCAGGTGAAGCTCCTGCGCGTGCTCCAGGCCCGCACGTCCCACCGCGTCGGCGAGACGCGCGAGCGCCGCTTTCGCGGCAAGCTCGTCGCCGCGACGAACCGCGACCTCGGTGTCGAGATCGAGGCCGGCCGCTTCTGCGAGGACTTCTACTACCGGCTCTGCGCCGACGTGATCGAGACGCCATCGCTCGCGACCCAGCTCGCCGAGGCGCCGGGCGAGCTCGGCACCCTGCTGCACTTCTTCGCCGGTCGCATCGCCGGCGAGGCCGAGGCGGAGGCGCTCGCCGGCGAGACCGAGCGCTGGATCGCCGAGCACCTCGAGTCCGGCTGTCGCTGGCCCGGCAACGTGCGCCAGCTCGAGCAGTGCGTGCGCAACGTGATGATCCGCGGCGAGTACCGCCCCCGAGGCGCGCGGGCCACATCCCCGGACCACGACCTCGGGGGGCGATCGCTGCCGGCTCCCTCACCGTCGACGAGCTTGTCCGCCGCTACTGCACGCTCGTCTTTGCGCGCACCGGCAGCTACCTCGAGACCGCGCGGCGACTCGGCCTCGACCGCCGCACCGTGAAGGATCGCGTCGACACGGCACTCCTGGGTCGCTTGCGGGGCGGCGACCCGGTGCGCTGAAACTCGTGACCTGAGAATCCGTGGCCTCGGCGCCGGCGGCGCGCTGCCGCAACGGCCCGGGCCAGCGCGATAGTCGTTGTCACCTCGACCCTGATCGTCGAGCCTCTCGACGTGTTCTCACCTATCAGTCATCGGAAAAACCGCGTGATCTTCCACGTGACCGCGCCGCTGGGCTGCGCTGTCCCTTGTCGCAGCCGTGGCGAGCGGATGCGCGATGGCGAGGCACACACGAATATCGGACGGCAAGTGGGAGACCACATACACCAGCAACAGCATGTGCGGTGCCGTGGTCGTCGAGGACCGGATCGGCTTGTACCTGGAGCAGTACGGCACCCTCATCAACCGGGGTCGACTGGAGCTCTGGGCCTACAACCTCAGTGACGGCCAAGTCACGGTCGACGTCACGAGACTCCAGCCCTTCAGGCTCGAGACGTTGCCTCGACAGGCGCTCGCCCTTGAGCCGGCGGACGTTCGGCAGCTGGTGGGCGGTACGCCGAGAACCGCGGCGATCTCGCTAAGGCCGAAGGAGTACCCCGCTCATTACAGCTCCTCCCTCTTCGAGATGCTGGAGCCGGCGTACTGGGAGGCGGCCGTTGGCGACTGTGCCGCCCCGACCTCCATCGTGACCGTCGGCAGCCACGCCACTCGCGACGCGATTCTCCAAGTCCTCGATGAGACCGTCGCGGCCAGCCATGGTTCCAGAGTTGGAACCAAAATCTGGAACCAAAACGACATCGCGGGCTCCGATGTCTCGGAAGCCCGCGATTCGATTGGTGGGCCGTCAAGGACTCGAACCTTGGACCCGCTGATTAAGAGTCACTTGGAAAGGCGCC harbors:
- a CDS encoding DeoR family transcriptional regulator; its protein translation is MSRAVIFAAGRWIWPVDLRLRALDAERPVAPEVPDARSSCLERLSSRQRDIARHAREGEALHRRDVMARYGISGETARRDLAALVRLGILRRDGRRRGCRYAAVSAAPADGGNVQ